In Athalia rosae chromosome 6, iyAthRosa1.1, whole genome shotgun sequence, one DNA window encodes the following:
- the LOC125501439 gene encoding uncharacterized protein LOC125501439 — translation MPSTKMMFFALFCLAVASIVCDATVVPTIPGPGSTKTDLSSAVNSTCQKCVNALGSGGYSNLISIVLDIKASINLWLSGLPSTIDLAVLLQIIILLVIYLAGCINIVIGGVNIAVSLGNLYNTCKTGFDLIVAASVLVNLSVYVQALLTICLNLKANLLLALGL, via the exons ATGCCTTCGACCAAGATGATGTTTTTCGCCCTTTTCTGCCTGGCTGTGGCTTCAATTGTCTGTGACGCTACGGTTGTTCCAACCATCCCTGGACCTGGTAGCACTAAAACCGACTTATCCAGTGCGGTCAATAGTACATGTCAAAAGTGTGTGAATGCGCTGGGCTCCGGGGGTTACAGTAATTTAATCTCCATCGTGCTCGACATT AAAGCCAGTATCAACCTTTGGTTGTCAGGTCTGCCGAGCACGATCGACCTCGCTGTGCTTCTCCAAATCATTATCCTCTTGGTCATATATCTCGCAGGCTGCATAAACATTGTCATCGGTGGGGTCAATATAGCCGTGTCTTTGGGAAATCTCTACAATACGTGCAAGACTGGATTTGATCTCATAGTCGCTGCCAGTGTGCTTGTCAATTTGAGCGTTTATGTCCAAGCACTTCTCACCATCTGTCTCAATTTGAAGGCCAATCTATTGCTCGCGTTGGGTTTGTAA
- the LOC125501437 gene encoding uncharacterized protein LOC125501437, producing the protein MSSIKIIYVALLCVVSASFATAELTATKCRDGGNEDDMYYAVDTTIATCRSEISKCTGDPYKIIVSILILESIKLTLYVTIRLLIKVIANLDILDLVISVKISLSVKLLNFLLDLVIELAVLLLGTLIGDIDINVFEKDIDSWCDKYSTSIKSQCNNDADYDNIIEIIIVALSYWANCCKSCLC; encoded by the exons ATGTCTTCGATCAAGATAATTTACGTTGCACTTCTCTGCGTGGTATCTGCTTCATTCGCCACCGCGGAACTAACCGCAACCAAATGCCGTGATGGTGGTAACGAAGATGACATGTACTATGCAGTCGACACTACTATAGCCACGTGTCGTAGTGAGATTTCGAAATGCACCGGTGACCCCTACAAAATCATTGTGTCCATACTAATCCTCGAATCTATT aaaTTAACACTCTACGTGACAATAAGACTGCTTATCAAGGTCATAGCGAATTTGGACATCCTCGATCTTGTAATCTCAGTCAAAATAAGTTTGTCCGTCAAGTTATTGAACTTCTTACTTGACCTTGTGATAGAATTAGCAGTTTTACTGCTAGGGACATTGATTGGTGATATCGACATAAATGTGTTCGAGAAGGACATTGACAGTTGGTGCGACAAGTACTCAACCAGTATAAAGAGCCAGTGCAATAACGACGCCGACTACGATAATATTATCGAGATTATTATAGTAGCTTTGAGCTATTGGGCAAATTGTTGCAAATCATGCTTGTGTTGA
- the LOC125501438 gene encoding uncharacterized protein LOC125501438 — protein MVSKIAILLVCSLAIVSMADAAAKKPAKSSIKPTPCDNAKSSTDLSNSCSSTLSSCQSGLGNVSGPGAGTALGLSSSLTLVLGPLLAAVVALLSSLLASVCDLVTKLLSAVLALLCAVINLVIDLLNGLLGQSDYQSQCNSAYDNACTQVKSCGGSGGLDDSLIEVVLKLLATILSLVINIKL, from the exons atggtctCCAAAATTGCGATCCTCCTCGTGTGCAGCCTCGCCATAGTTTCTATGGCGGACGCGGCTGCTAAAAAACCAGCGAAATCGTCCATAAAGCCGACTCCGTGCGATAACGCGAAATCTTCCACCGATTTATCGAACTCCTGCAGTTCGACTTTGAGCAGTTGTCAATCCGGTCTTGGAAATGTATCCGGTCCGGGAGCTGGAACAGCCCTTGGACTCAGCTCTTCGCTCACGTTGGTG CTTGGACCTCTCCTAGCAGCCGTGGTTGCTCTGCTCTCGTCGCTGCTGGCCTCAGTATGTGATCTTGTGACGAAACTTCTGTCAGCAGTTTTGGCTCTCTTGTGCGCGGTAATAAATCTGGTGATCGATTTGCTCAACGGTCTCCTCGGTCAATCCGACTACCAAAGTCAGTGCAACTCGGCCTACGACAACGCTTGCACCCAAGTCAAGAGTTGCGGAGGTTCGGGTGGTTTGGATGACAGTCTTATCGAGGTGGTGCTGAAACTGCTCGCTACCATACTGAGCTTGGTGATCAACATCAAACTCTGA